One Helianthus annuus cultivar XRQ/B chromosome 12, HanXRQr2.0-SUNRISE, whole genome shotgun sequence genomic region harbors:
- the LOC110892578 gene encoding extensin-like codes for MGESSHPVSKVTSAPIAPPPPQDFGNPIPAYTSAAAYNPFEPTFPPGYNYTEDPYWVAANYNSLNPEGTFGGPWATGQPTYGYPSYGYQQPQPPQPPQYQIPPPAPMMSPPQVQEILQGINDV; via the coding sequence atgggagaatcttcaCACCCCGTCTCAAAGGTAACATCTGCGCCAatcgcgccaccaccaccacaggattTTGGGAACCCAATCCCCGCTTATACTAGCGCGGCCGCATATAACcccttcgagccgacttttcccccaggttATAACTATACAGAGGATCCCTACTGGGTAGCTGCGAACTACAACTCTCTCAATCCGGAAggtacttttggaggtccctgggctacgggacaaccGACCTATGGATACCCATCATATGGAtatcagcagccgcagcctcctcaaccaccgcaaTATCAGATACCACCGCCGGCACCGATGATGTCGCCGCcacaagttcaagaaatccttcaaGGGATAAATGATGTGTGA